A DNA window from Paralichthys olivaceus isolate ysfri-2021 chromosome 11, ASM2471397v2, whole genome shotgun sequence contains the following coding sequences:
- the ssh2a gene encoding protein phosphatase Slingshot homolog 2 isoform X3, with protein sequence MSAAGYSISESFLTVKGAALFLPRGNSPPPNTAPPISQRRNKHTGDLQKHLQTMFTVLRPEDTIRLAVRLESAYPQVTRYMVVVSTNGRQDTEESIVLGMDFVSSDSCCTVGLILPLWSDTLIHLDGDGGFSVSTVNRVHVFKPVSVQAMWSALQSLHKACDVARCHNYYPGSLFLTWISYYQSRISSNQFCVNEWNAMQDVESHRANSPVTFTDLPTERERTERLIKTRLREIMMQKDLENVTCKEIRTELEMQMVCNLREFKEFIDNEMIVILGQMDSPTEIFEHVYLGSEWNASNLEELQNSGVGYILNVTREIDNFFPGMFEYHNIRVYDEEATNLLEYWNETFKFITKAKKAGAKCLVHCKMGVSRSASTVIAYAMKEYGWDLDTAFDYVKERRAVTKPNPSFMKQLEEYQGILLASKQRHNKLWRSHSDSDLSDRSESMCKPSSLGRSDSHNNNISSPSLHHFLGVAVLQALGAEDSAKLDSTQTSESHTHTNGLCDSSVQEEVRSDCEDLFLHPLPCPQAATVVPEERLDNSESVAVTVPVALPHPPPSLHILPPTPELQRVRRSPPTHLSISVPKHKPTELSLTLHERSSSEEISPLTLGSTDSDIIDRSLSDSTRDKHSPLSPANTAPLPLVLPLAPSDDNNNPSELQVGSDCDGRGEADGSSSHSTDSIDFFSAREKFLGLAQDSEQRTPSPHEENRDTDEKEEEEQENESQVSPLCEDSDDSASPHHPNHDNGISVRHIVTEIEAICHPVSCLPPSPSSTSSSSLALSSHSPRLIPPEPQEEAVSCEFPHASSSPPSCPQSPSMLPCDWPAGSVRRATEQLEQKLRQEMEIIAGSQRSPLHSPSAEQPPVRLSLCSPSADHPPPSPLHSPQHSEQSETQGEIMAESAKSKDSETQTGSQHELQRLNPSGMPKLPDPPCSPNSDNSQVSGAIPVTVHTSADMLTSSMASTSPLVEPSLNTSSPSQGQSQLHSQSQQCPTLPQACSQKMTLDGATVQESDTDERLEFNSQGSQGGCGPGCDAQSRLAHGSQELERIQQTLSELQAFLHEGVGLETKDSEAQELRRTQVQRDAMDTEPSSEQTSPELEEGQRLRNGLEGKILLERAGWHRAMELEARIRQAGLTPPSLMKRSASLAKLDCLELSANDLSDLDLRSHIRTTSTQSQDSLSSSPSHLDDSWKKQKVLARNPRAETTGWPRDDSSSPRSMSVSSEETGEREETDSIGSGAVATSRQQGRGHSSRRSRKASAEKKQRSITVLYNTM encoded by the exons TATCAGTGAGAGCTTCCTCACAGTAAAAGGTGCAGCCCTGTTCCTTCCCAGAGGTAACAGCCCTCCACCGAACACTGCACCTCCTATCAGCCAGCGCAGGAACAAGCACACAG GTGATCTCCAGAAACACCTTCAGACTATGTTCACTGTTCTGCGGCCGGAGGACACCATCAGACTG gCTGTGCGCCTCGAGAGCGCCTACCCTCAGGTAACCCGCTACATGGTGGTTGTCTCCACCAATGGCAGACAGGACACGGAGGAAAGCATCGTGCTCGGCATGGACTTTGTCTCTTCTGATAG CTGCTGCACGGTGGGTCTGATTCTACCTCTGTGGAGTGACACTCTGATCCACTTGGATGGAGATGG TGGCTTTAGCGTCTCGACAGTTAACAGGGTTCATGTCTTCAAGCCTGTTTCTGTCCAGGCCATGTG GTCAGCCCTCCAGTCCCTCCACAAAGCTTGCGACGTGGCTCGCTGCCACAACTACTACCCCGGCAGCCTGTTCCTCACATGGATCAGCTACTACCAGAGCAGGATCTCTTCCAACCAGTTCTGTGTCAACGAGTGGAACGCCATGCAGGACGTGGAGTCGCACCGTGCAAACTCACCTGTCACCTTCACAGACCT GCCCACAGAGAGGGAGCGCACAGAAAGGTTAATCAAGACGCGCCTCAGAGAGATCATGATGCAAAAAGATCTGGAGAACGTCACCTGCAAGGAG ATCCGAACAGAGCTGGAGATGCAGATGGTGTGTAACCTGAGGGAGTTCAAAGAGTTCATAGACAACGAGATGATAGTCATCCTGGGACAGATGGATAGTCCCACTGAGATCTTTGAACACGTCTATCTG GGCTCCGAGTGGAACGCATCCaacctggaggagctgcagaacaGTGG AGTGGGATACATCCTGAATGTGACGAGGGAAATAGACAACTTTTTCCCGGGGATGTTTGAGTACCACAACATCAGAGTGTACGATGAGGAGGCCACAAACCTGCTGGAGTACTGGAACGAAACCTTCAAGTTCATCACTAAAGCAAA GAAAGCCGGAGCTAAGTGTCTGGTTCACTGTAAGATGGGCGTGAGTCGCTCGGCCTCCACAGTGATCGCCTACGCCATGAAGGAGTACGGCTGGGACCTGGACACGGCCTTCGACTATGTGAAAGAGAGACGGGCCGTCACCAAACCCAACCCTTCCTTCATGAAACAGCTGGAGGAGTATCAGGGAATTCTGCTGGCCAG CAAACAAAGGCACAATAAGCTATGGCGCTCCCACTCTGACAGTGACCTATCAGATCGCTCCGAGTCCATGTGTAAACCGTCCTCCCTGGGCCGCTCAGActctcacaacaacaacatctcctccccctctttacATCACTTCCTGGGCGTGGCTGTGCTGCAAGCGCTCGGTGCTGAAGACTCTGCCAAATTAGACTCCACACAAACgtctgagtcacacacacacactaacggTCTGTGTGACTCATCGGTTCAGGAGGAGGTCAGATCTGATTGTGAAGACCTCTTCCTGCATCCCCTCCCGTGTCCCCAAGCAGCCACTGTAGTCCCAGAGGAAAGACTGGACAATTCAGAGAGCGTGGCTGTCACTGTGCCTGTCGCTCTACCCCACCCGCCACCATCACTCCACATCCTACCTCCTACTCCTGAACTCCAGCGTGTTCGCCGGAGTCCTCCTACACATCTGTCCATTTCAGTGcccaaacacaaaccaacagaatTGTCCCTCACTTTGCACGAGCGAAGCAGCTCAGAGGAAATCTCCCCTCTCACTCTGGGATCGACTGACTCTGACATTATAGATCGGTCATTATCCGATTCAACTAGGGACAAACACAGCCCTCTCAGCCCTGCAAACACTGCCCCTCTCCCGCTGGTTCTCCCCCTCGCTCCCAGCGATGACAACAACAACCCTAGTGAGTTACAGGTCGGCAGTGATTGCGACGGCCGTGGCGAGGCCGATGGCTCGTCAAGCCACAGCACGGACAGCATCGACTTCTTCAGCGCCAGAGAGAAGTTTCTGGGCTTGGCCCAAGACTCAGAGCAGAGGACTCCATCGCCACATGAGGAAAACAGAGATACAGacgagaaggaggaagaggagcaggagaatgaGAGTCAG GTATCTCCACTGTGTGAAGACAGTGATGACAGTGCCAGCCCTCATCACCCTAACCATGACAACGGAATATCAGTTCGCCATATTGTCACTGAGATCGAAGCCATATGCCACCCAGTGTCGTGCCTTCCTCCGTCTCcatcctctacctcctcttcgtCCCTCGCTCTGTCCTCCCACAGCCCTCGGCTCATtcccccggaacctcaggaggAGGCAGTGTCCTGTGAATTCCCCCACGCCTCATCATCGCCACCCTCCTGCCCGCAGTCTCCCTCCATGCTCCCATGCGACTGGCCAGCAGGGTCGGTGCGGCGGGCCACggagcagctggagcagaagCTGAGGCAGGAAATGGAGATCATAGCGGGATCTCAGCGATCGCCGCTGCATTCTCCCAGTGCCGAACAGCCCCCTGTCAGACTGTCTCTGTGCTCCCCGAGCGCTGAccaccctcctccttctccccttcACTCCCCTCAACACTCAGAACAAAGTGAAACTCAGGGAGAGATCATGGCTGAATCTGCAAAGTCCAAagactcagagacacaaacagggTCACAACACGAGCTTCAAAGACTCAACCCCTCAGGCATGCCCAAACTCCCAGACCCACCCTGCTCCCCTAACTCAGATAACAGCCAAGTATCCGGTGCTATACCTGTCACTGTGCACACATCCGCAGATATGCTGACATCATCAATGGCCTCTACTAGTCCATTAGTAGAACCATCTCTAAATACCTCATCTCCTTCCCAAGGACAGAGCCAGCTCCACAGCCAAAGCCAGCAGTGTCCGACCCTGCCCCAGGCCTGTTCACAGAAAATGACTCTGGATGGGGCAACAGTGCAGGAGTCAGACACTGATGAAAGGCTGGAGTTTAATTCCCAGGGCAGCCAAGGGGGCTGTGGCCCCGGCTGTGACGCCCAGAGCAGGCTGGCTCATGGCAGTCAGGAGCTAGAGAGGATTCAGCAGACACTGAGTGAGCTGCAGGCCTTCCTCCATGAGGGCGTCGGCCTTGAGACGAAGGACAGTGAAGCACAGGAGCTGCGACGAACTCAGGTGCAGAGAGACGCTATGGACACAGAGCCGAGTTCTGAACAGACCTCTCCAGAACTGGAAGAAGGACAGCGGCTCCGAAACGGACTCGAGGGTAAGATCCTCCTGGAGCGGGCGGGGTGGCACAGGGCCATGGAGCTGGAGGCTCGCATCCGCCAGGCGGgcctcacccctccttctctcATGAAGAGGTCGGCCTCCTTGGCTAAACTGGACTGTCTGGAGCTGTCAGCCAACGACCTCAGCGACTTAGACCTGAGGTCACACATCAGAACGACATCGACCCAATCCCAGGACTCTCTCTCCTCGTCCCCATCTCACCTCGACGATTCCTGGAAGAAGCAGAAGGTGTTGGCTCGAAACCCTCGTGCTGAAACGACAGGTTGGCCCCGCGATGACTCGTCCTCGCCACGGTCTATGTCCGTTTCCTCCGAAGAGAcgggtgagagggaggagacagacagcattGGGAGCGGCGCGGTTGCCACATCACGTCAGCAGGGGCGGGGACACTCATCGAGGCGTTCTCGCAAAGCATCTGCTGAGAAAAAGCAGCGATCCATCACTGTGCTATACAATACTATGTAA
- the ssh2a gene encoding protein phosphatase Slingshot homolog 2 isoform X4, with amino-acid sequence MFTVLRPEDTIRLAVRLESAYPQVTRYMVVVSTNGRQDTEESIVLGMDFVSSDSCCTVGLILPLWSDTLIHLDGDGGFSVSTVNRVHVFKPVSVQAMWSALQSLHKACDVARCHNYYPGSLFLTWISYYQSRISSNQFCVNEWNAMQDVESHRANSPVTFTDLPTERERTERLIKTRLREIMMQKDLENVTCKEIRTELEMQMVCNLREFKEFIDNEMIVILGQMDSPTEIFEHVYLGSEWNASNLEELQNSGVGYILNVTREIDNFFPGMFEYHNIRVYDEEATNLLEYWNETFKFITKAKKAGAKCLVHCKMGVSRSASTVIAYAMKEYGWDLDTAFDYVKERRAVTKPNPSFMKQLEEYQGILLASKQRHNKLWRSHSDSDLSDRSESMCKPSSLGRSDSHNNNISSPSLHHFLGVAVLQALGAEDSAKLDSTQTSESHTHTNGLCDSSVQEEVRSDCEDLFLHPLPCPQAATVVPEERLDNSESVAVTVPVALPHPPPSLHILPPTPELQRVRRSPPTHLSISVPKHKPTELSLTLHERSSSEEISPLTLGSTDSDIIDRSLSDSTRDKHSPLSPANTAPLPLVLPLAPSDDNNNPSELQVGSDCDGRGEADGSSSHSTDSIDFFSAREKFLGLAQDSEQRTPSPHEENRDTDEKEEEEQENESQVSPLCEDSDDSASPHHPNHDNGISVRHIVTEIEAICHPVSCLPPSPSSTSSSSLALSSHSPRLIPPEPQEEAVSCEFPHASSSPPSCPQSPSMLPCDWPAGSVRRATEQLEQKLRQEMEIIAGSQRSPLHSPSAEQPPVRLSLCSPSADHPPPSPLHSPQHSEQSETQGEIMAESAKSKDSETQTGSQHELQRLNPSGMPKLPDPPCSPNSDNSQVSGAIPVTVHTSADMLTSSMASTSPLVEPSLNTSSPSQGQSQLHSQSQQCPTLPQACSQKMTLDGATVQESDTDERLEFNSQGSQGGCGPGCDAQSRLAHGSQELERIQQTLSELQAFLHEGVGLETKDSEAQELRRTQVQRDAMDTEPSSEQTSPELEEGQRLRNGLEGKILLERAGWHRAMELEARIRQAGLTPPSLMKRSASLAKLDCLELSANDLSDLDLRSHIRTTSTQSQDSLSSSPSHLDDSWKKQKVLARNPRAETTGWPRDDSSSPRSMSVSSEETGEREETDSIGSGAVATSRQQGRGHSSRRSRKASAEKKQRSITVLYNTM; translated from the exons ATGTTCACTGTTCTGCGGCCGGAGGACACCATCAGACTG gCTGTGCGCCTCGAGAGCGCCTACCCTCAGGTAACCCGCTACATGGTGGTTGTCTCCACCAATGGCAGACAGGACACGGAGGAAAGCATCGTGCTCGGCATGGACTTTGTCTCTTCTGATAG CTGCTGCACGGTGGGTCTGATTCTACCTCTGTGGAGTGACACTCTGATCCACTTGGATGGAGATGG TGGCTTTAGCGTCTCGACAGTTAACAGGGTTCATGTCTTCAAGCCTGTTTCTGTCCAGGCCATGTG GTCAGCCCTCCAGTCCCTCCACAAAGCTTGCGACGTGGCTCGCTGCCACAACTACTACCCCGGCAGCCTGTTCCTCACATGGATCAGCTACTACCAGAGCAGGATCTCTTCCAACCAGTTCTGTGTCAACGAGTGGAACGCCATGCAGGACGTGGAGTCGCACCGTGCAAACTCACCTGTCACCTTCACAGACCT GCCCACAGAGAGGGAGCGCACAGAAAGGTTAATCAAGACGCGCCTCAGAGAGATCATGATGCAAAAAGATCTGGAGAACGTCACCTGCAAGGAG ATCCGAACAGAGCTGGAGATGCAGATGGTGTGTAACCTGAGGGAGTTCAAAGAGTTCATAGACAACGAGATGATAGTCATCCTGGGACAGATGGATAGTCCCACTGAGATCTTTGAACACGTCTATCTG GGCTCCGAGTGGAACGCATCCaacctggaggagctgcagaacaGTGG AGTGGGATACATCCTGAATGTGACGAGGGAAATAGACAACTTTTTCCCGGGGATGTTTGAGTACCACAACATCAGAGTGTACGATGAGGAGGCCACAAACCTGCTGGAGTACTGGAACGAAACCTTCAAGTTCATCACTAAAGCAAA GAAAGCCGGAGCTAAGTGTCTGGTTCACTGTAAGATGGGCGTGAGTCGCTCGGCCTCCACAGTGATCGCCTACGCCATGAAGGAGTACGGCTGGGACCTGGACACGGCCTTCGACTATGTGAAAGAGAGACGGGCCGTCACCAAACCCAACCCTTCCTTCATGAAACAGCTGGAGGAGTATCAGGGAATTCTGCTGGCCAG CAAACAAAGGCACAATAAGCTATGGCGCTCCCACTCTGACAGTGACCTATCAGATCGCTCCGAGTCCATGTGTAAACCGTCCTCCCTGGGCCGCTCAGActctcacaacaacaacatctcctccccctctttacATCACTTCCTGGGCGTGGCTGTGCTGCAAGCGCTCGGTGCTGAAGACTCTGCCAAATTAGACTCCACACAAACgtctgagtcacacacacacactaacggTCTGTGTGACTCATCGGTTCAGGAGGAGGTCAGATCTGATTGTGAAGACCTCTTCCTGCATCCCCTCCCGTGTCCCCAAGCAGCCACTGTAGTCCCAGAGGAAAGACTGGACAATTCAGAGAGCGTGGCTGTCACTGTGCCTGTCGCTCTACCCCACCCGCCACCATCACTCCACATCCTACCTCCTACTCCTGAACTCCAGCGTGTTCGCCGGAGTCCTCCTACACATCTGTCCATTTCAGTGcccaaacacaaaccaacagaatTGTCCCTCACTTTGCACGAGCGAAGCAGCTCAGAGGAAATCTCCCCTCTCACTCTGGGATCGACTGACTCTGACATTATAGATCGGTCATTATCCGATTCAACTAGGGACAAACACAGCCCTCTCAGCCCTGCAAACACTGCCCCTCTCCCGCTGGTTCTCCCCCTCGCTCCCAGCGATGACAACAACAACCCTAGTGAGTTACAGGTCGGCAGTGATTGCGACGGCCGTGGCGAGGCCGATGGCTCGTCAAGCCACAGCACGGACAGCATCGACTTCTTCAGCGCCAGAGAGAAGTTTCTGGGCTTGGCCCAAGACTCAGAGCAGAGGACTCCATCGCCACATGAGGAAAACAGAGATACAGacgagaaggaggaagaggagcaggagaatgaGAGTCAG GTATCTCCACTGTGTGAAGACAGTGATGACAGTGCCAGCCCTCATCACCCTAACCATGACAACGGAATATCAGTTCGCCATATTGTCACTGAGATCGAAGCCATATGCCACCCAGTGTCGTGCCTTCCTCCGTCTCcatcctctacctcctcttcgtCCCTCGCTCTGTCCTCCCACAGCCCTCGGCTCATtcccccggaacctcaggaggAGGCAGTGTCCTGTGAATTCCCCCACGCCTCATCATCGCCACCCTCCTGCCCGCAGTCTCCCTCCATGCTCCCATGCGACTGGCCAGCAGGGTCGGTGCGGCGGGCCACggagcagctggagcagaagCTGAGGCAGGAAATGGAGATCATAGCGGGATCTCAGCGATCGCCGCTGCATTCTCCCAGTGCCGAACAGCCCCCTGTCAGACTGTCTCTGTGCTCCCCGAGCGCTGAccaccctcctccttctccccttcACTCCCCTCAACACTCAGAACAAAGTGAAACTCAGGGAGAGATCATGGCTGAATCTGCAAAGTCCAAagactcagagacacaaacagggTCACAACACGAGCTTCAAAGACTCAACCCCTCAGGCATGCCCAAACTCCCAGACCCACCCTGCTCCCCTAACTCAGATAACAGCCAAGTATCCGGTGCTATACCTGTCACTGTGCACACATCCGCAGATATGCTGACATCATCAATGGCCTCTACTAGTCCATTAGTAGAACCATCTCTAAATACCTCATCTCCTTCCCAAGGACAGAGCCAGCTCCACAGCCAAAGCCAGCAGTGTCCGACCCTGCCCCAGGCCTGTTCACAGAAAATGACTCTGGATGGGGCAACAGTGCAGGAGTCAGACACTGATGAAAGGCTGGAGTTTAATTCCCAGGGCAGCCAAGGGGGCTGTGGCCCCGGCTGTGACGCCCAGAGCAGGCTGGCTCATGGCAGTCAGGAGCTAGAGAGGATTCAGCAGACACTGAGTGAGCTGCAGGCCTTCCTCCATGAGGGCGTCGGCCTTGAGACGAAGGACAGTGAAGCACAGGAGCTGCGACGAACTCAGGTGCAGAGAGACGCTATGGACACAGAGCCGAGTTCTGAACAGACCTCTCCAGAACTGGAAGAAGGACAGCGGCTCCGAAACGGACTCGAGGGTAAGATCCTCCTGGAGCGGGCGGGGTGGCACAGGGCCATGGAGCTGGAGGCTCGCATCCGCCAGGCGGgcctcacccctccttctctcATGAAGAGGTCGGCCTCCTTGGCTAAACTGGACTGTCTGGAGCTGTCAGCCAACGACCTCAGCGACTTAGACCTGAGGTCACACATCAGAACGACATCGACCCAATCCCAGGACTCTCTCTCCTCGTCCCCATCTCACCTCGACGATTCCTGGAAGAAGCAGAAGGTGTTGGCTCGAAACCCTCGTGCTGAAACGACAGGTTGGCCCCGCGATGACTCGTCCTCGCCACGGTCTATGTCCGTTTCCTCCGAAGAGAcgggtgagagggaggagacagacagcattGGGAGCGGCGCGGTTGCCACATCACGTCAGCAGGGGCGGGGACACTCATCGAGGCGTTCTCGCAAAGCATCTGCTGAGAAAAAGCAGCGATCCATCACTGTGCTATACAATACTATGTAA